In the genome of Delphinus delphis chromosome 15, mDelDel1.2, whole genome shotgun sequence, one region contains:
- the TCF15 gene encoding transcription factor 15, whose translation MAFALLRPVGAHVLYPDVRLLSEDEENRSESDASDQSFGCCEGLEAARRGPGPGGGRRASSSAGPVVVVRQRQAANARERDRTQSVNTAFTALRTLIPTEPVDRKLSKIETLRLASSYIAHLANVLLLGDAADDGQPCFRAAGTAKSAVPAAPDGGRQPRSICTFCLSNQRKGGSRRDLGGSCLKVRGVAPVRVPRR comes from the exons ATGGCGTTCGCGCTGCTGCGCCCCGTCGGCGCGCACGTGCTGTACCCGGACGTGCGGCTACTGAGCGAGGACGAGGAGAACCGCAGCGAGAGCGACGCCTCCGACCAGTCGTTCGGCTGCTGCGAGGGCCTGGAGGCGGCACGGCGCGGTCCGGGCCCCGGGGGTGGGCGGCGGGCGTCCAGCAGCGCGGGCCCGGTGGTGGTGGTGCGACAGCGGCAGGCGGCCAACGCGCGGGAGCGGGACCGCACGCAGAGCGTGAACACGGCCTTCACGGCGCTGCGCACGCTCATCCCCACCGAGCCGGTGGACCGCAAGCTATCCAAGATCGAGACGCTGCGCTTGGCGTCCAGCTACATCGCGCACCTGGCCAACGTGCTGCTGCTGGGCGACGCGGCCGACGACGGGCAGCCGTGCTTCCGAGCGGCGGGCACCGCCAAGAGCGCGGTCCCAGCCGCCCCCGACGGCGGCCGCCAGCCGCGTTCCATCTGCACCTTCTGCCTCAGCAACCAGCGCAAGGGG GGTAGCCGTCGCGACCTGGGGGGCAGCTGCTTGAAGGTGAGGGGGGTGGCCCCAGTTCGAGTGCCTCGGAGATGA